The DNA sequence AGAATGGGCAAGACATCACCATTTGTAGTCGTATTTGTGCagttaacatttttaacataaaatttgaattaaaattgttttggaGACGTCATTCAAAACAGTTGCCATtttgagaaatgttttaaaatgtgtttccgAAGGCCCACActctgtaaaagaaaaaaaaaaaggttagtgCATCGCTAATCATTCTTAGCAAAGGAATTAACCATGTTTCTAGTATGAAATGACTGTTCTACATTTTGGAAATTCATAATAAAGTATAAACTAGTCAAGCTGACCTGCGGGACTGTTCATTCAAGACCTGCCTTCAGTAATCTAGAAATGAATGCTAATTGAAAACCACAGTACCCTTCTTCCCTACAGTGAATAATATGAAatctaattacagtatattggagtTACCCACAAATAAAACTTTCATACAgtagatttgataatattttaaaaaataacatactcTTTGTTCTACACATTTCAAGAGGCCCAATAATTATAAAGTATGATGAAACAATGTGTATTTTTCTGTTGCAGGTAGTAAGAGCATAAGACGTCACCAAACGCTTTGTGTAGTTATTTGAGGTGCTTTGCCAATTCTTTGCTTCAGCCTCTTGATTTTTGCCTGTTCTTGGTGTATTCTGACTTCGGTGTTTTCTACATCATGTAAAATGCAGGTTTAATTAATTGGATTGACATCAGGGGATTAATTTGGCCAGTCTAAAAGTTTACAAAGGCGATGTCAGTGCCTGGGCTCAAATTAAGTGAACATTTCAACCTTGCTTAATTACTGTTCTTGCTTGATTACTGTACTTGGAGGccatattacagtacagtaaagatTAACTATAGGTTTACAACCTGCATTTTAATCATATATAGCCATTAGAAACAagttctgaaatattttcatttcagacaaaccACCTAATGAAGTAGTTTGTTACAGTATAATTATTGTTCAGAAAATGCTGTTTGCTACTGGTGAACTGTGTGAACATCATATaagtattatttaatattttaatataacagGAGTAGAATATGTAAAATATTGGTATAACTAGTAATAAAAATAGAACTGCCCCAGGTGCATGTTTCATTCCATTAAACAACTTTAGTAGAACACCTTTTAAAGCTTATCCACTCTCTGAATTTTCCAGGGGATTGTGCAGCTAgatttgaattaaaaactaacgAAATTGGAAACAACTGGTGTTGCTGgatattcatttttctttggACTATTTCAGTTTTGTGCGAACAGAAACATTTATAAAGCAAAGTTTTAAACTATACTATTTAAATTGATCCTGGTTTCCTAAACTGAATAACATTGTacggttgtgtttttttgtcaatttaaaCACTAAGTGTCATTGCATGTTACCCCTGTAGTGAAAAAGAATAACTTGAATTATGTTTCTATTGAAATATAGTGATTGTATATACTTCATATTGAGTATAAATTGATTTTCACCCCTAAGACAATTAATATGCAATTCCACAGAAATTTCACAGTGAAATCACTATAAGGTGATGATCTATACCTTTTCTCATTTGAcaggatttcagaataaaaatcgAGTTGCCATCCTTGCAGAGCTGGACAAGGAAAAGAGAAGACTGATACAGAATCAGTCCCTGAATAATCCTGGAGCCAGGTACTGAGAGTCTGCTCTCACAATGTTCTTGAGTCGCATGCCTTCAATTTTTACATGTTTGGATAAAAGGAcctctttaaaacaaaacaataaagatAAGGGATAATAGTAATGCATTAGCACGGCAAGAACAACAAGAGCCTGTTATATCACATTATAAGCATCTGAGTCAGGTTCCAGGGTAGACATGGCTGCTAGTATTATGCTGTTTATTCAGAGGGAACGTTCTGTGCACAAACCTTCAAAACTAAAGTAAGGCGGGGGGGACTCAGTTTAAAGCACTTCCTAGTTATTCTTTTGCAGGTGATTTCTTGTATTGACATTGTTACTCTGTTAGATAATTAGGAATTGTCTACCAATTTGATTTCCCTTTTGTCGAGTAGCATCAGGCAAGAAGCTTTAACTGCTTCTTCAGGGAGGCGTTTTAGAATGCCTGATGCCAAGGACAATATAGACAAGTAATCCTTGTGCAAATGATATATTAAACAAAGCTAAGTGACTGTTTCCTGTATGAAGCTATTGGGTTAGTGTAATGATAGTGTAATATGGGCAGAGTGAGGGGTGTGTGTATATGCGTATGGCTAGGACTATTGtattgtttaatattatttattttccaagCCGTAATATAATAAGTGTTCTGTCCTTAAAAAAGCAATGACCTTAAAAGTGAAGCTTTGTGTCAATCAGCAAGTGATCGCTCCCTCTCGGCTTCTGCTCACTGAATTCGTTATAATGCGAACGGATGCGATCTGAAGTGTAGTTGAACTGTGTTTTGTGCTGACGAGTTGTTTATTAAAAACGGATTTCAGCATTCCCCTGTCAAGACCCGCCCTGAACAAGGACTTCCGTGACCATGCCGAACAGCAGCACATAGCAGCCCAACAGAAGGCAGCTCTGCAGGTCAGCCAccgaagagagagaaaaaatctGATATGATAAATATCTGTGGTTTAACAAGGAAAAATCTGACCCAAACTCAGATTTCAGTTTTATGAAGACACAGCATTTGATTTTCGGCATCTTAAATAAGCAGCTTTGTCAGATTTTCCTGTCATTCCTTGGATAATTCCAAACTTGTGAGCACACcaaagataagaaaaaaaaattcaaaatatttttccatttacaCAACAAACACCAGTGTCTGTTGATATAAAGACAATCAAATTACCTATGATTTTAAACAGCGAgcattttatattgtaatggtTTTAAACTACTTGCGAGAAAACTTGTTACTGTTAAAAAAGTATAAACTCTTTCTGTGTGCCATGAGTCTAACTTCTTTCTTGATTACTTTCTCAATTTTGATGAGAGATTTCTGGATGTGTGCTCATACGTTTAAAAATTGGTGTGAaatttttaaaagcaagaagTGCATATAGCCTATTAAACTCTACATCATAATTAACCTTTAGAATCCCAGCATCAGTTCCTAAATCTATCGGAAATtagaaacatttctaaaacgttttctaaaagattttattaGCCAAACTACATTTAAAGTTTGAGCAAATAGTAATATTTCAGTTGATTGAAATTAGTTGTTTAATAAAGAAGTTTGTAAATTACCTTTCCTTCTTAATGGCCTTGTCATGCAAATGTGCTTTTATCCTCACCTTTCAAATGGAGAATCTTTTGAACTTTTAGACTTTTAAACGTTTTAAAACGTTTgctaaaaaatgctgtttttggaCACATAATAAGAGTGAATCCAGTATAGAAACATTTCAACACTGATTAACCTAACAGATCAGTTTTAGCTTGATTGATGTAGAATTTCTGCATGGAGAAAGGGGTGATTTTAGAAATCAGAATTTCTTAGCGCagatcattaaaaatataagatCTCTAGtcagtgattttgtttttatacatgAAAGGATTTAGAGGCTTGTAGGTTTCTGTATGTTGAATTGACAAATGTTGGGTATCATCAAGTGTAGGTGTAGTGTGAAGCATGCTAGGAGCACCATAATGGTGAGAGCAGACACTCAAGAAAAACATGCTCTTATTTTTTTGACGCGTAACAGCATTAATAAACACTGAAGAGCACTGCCAGAGGTTACACATTCACCAGTAAGTTGCATAACAAGCAAACAACtttcaaaaaacattattaacagTTTGGtgtcaaactattttttaaagtgaatccATGGATCTGACCAATATCTCCGCTCTCCCTGTGCTGATTCTCAATTTCTGTTTCAGCACGCGCATGCACACTCCTCTGGGTTCTTCATAACACAGGATTCTTCATTCGGAAACCTCATCCTTCCTGTCCTGCCTCGACTCGATCCAGAATAATGCAGCACGAAGATTTTCACGGCACAGGGTCCAAGACTGTGACTTTGATTACAAGCTTGGGAACAGGCTGGTGTCTGACTTACACCACTGAAATGACTTACATGGAAGGAACTGTAAATTCTGTgtctatttaaaacaaatcattaatTTGTGGTCTTCAGCACCAAGTCTGCTTTGTTAGCCAAGTGGGAGAAAGAGCATTCCCATATTATCAGTGCATAACCCTGAAGAGTCCTGTAGAGCAGTTTTGGACTTTAAATTTTCAACCGAGAAAATTGTCAGCATTTACGTTTTCAGCTATAGAAGACATTTAACAacaccttttatttctgcatttctgGTGTTTTGATTTCTGGAAAATTGGaagcaattttcattttttaataaaacgttTAACTTTTTTCATGGATGGAACTGTTCCAAATCTGTCTTAATttgaataaatacaaaatatgtacaTGTGAATGTTGTAAAGGAATTAAGTACGTATACAAAGACCATATAGAAAGTGATTGGTTTTTGCTTAAGGAAGATTTTCATACACCAGTACGTTCTTTTACCCTGGTTATACTTGTAAtggaaatctgtttttttttatcaagtttcgaaatactgtacttctgtgAGTCTCTGAATTCTATGTTTGACCTCACAATGAAATATATAATCAGATGGTTATTTTGGTACTTCTTCATCTGCCATCTGTCTCTCACTGGCCCTGACTGCACGTGggccttgttgtttttttacattgtgaAATC is a window from the Lepisosteus oculatus isolate fLepOcu1 chromosome 3, fLepOcu1.hap2, whole genome shotgun sequence genome containing:
- the inip gene encoding SOSS complex subunit C isoform X1, with protein sequence MDYSHLSRAMASNPPGQGFQNKNRVAILAELDKEKRRLIQNQSLNNPGASIPLSRPALNKDFRDHAEQQHIAAQQKAALQHAHAHSSGFFITQDSSFGNLILPVLPRLDPE
- the inip gene encoding SOSS complex subunit C isoform X2, producing MASNPPGQGFQNKNRVAILAELDKEKRRLIQNQSLNNPGASIPLSRPALNKDFRDHAEQQHIAAQQKAALQHAHAHSSGFFITQDSSFGNLILPVLPRLDPE